GAGGTGATGGTGCCGCTGACGGGTGCGGCGCAGAAGTGGGCCGAGGTGCGCGGTTCCGTGGCGCGCGTGCGGGAAGTCCTCACCGCACAACCGCAAACCCCCACCCACTCCCCCCTGATCGACGTCACGCCGTACCGGCGGATCGGTGTCGTCGGACCCAGCGGCGCGGGCAAGAGCACCCTGCTGCGGGCGATCGCGGAGGAGCACGGGGCCAAGGGCGTGCTGGACGACGCCCACGTCTTCGAGCGGACCGTGCGGGAGAACGTCCTGTTCGCCAAGCCCGGTGCCACGCAGGCCGAGCTCGACCGCGTGGCGGCGATCGCGGACCTCGACGTGGACTGGGACGCCGAGGCGAAGCTGTCCGGCGGCCAGCGGCAACGCCTGTTCCTGGCCCGCGCCCTGCTCGCCGACCCGGACGTCCTGCTGCTGGACGAACCCGTCGAGGGCCTGGCGATCCGGCACGGGGACGAGGTGCTGCGCCGGGTCCTCGACGCGGCCACCGGCACGGTCGTCCTGGTGACCCACCGGCTCGCGCCGCTCCAGGACTTCGACCACGTCGTGGTGATCGAGGACGGCCGGATCACCCAGCGCGGCACGCACGACGAGCTAGTGGCCGTCCCCGGCTACTACCGCGACCGCTGGAGCACCGAGCGCATCAGCGGCCGGTCAGCCATCAGCACGTCCACGGGCTTGGGCAACCACCGCAGCACGGTCCCGACCACCTGACTCGACATCGGGCCCAACTCGACCAACGCCCGCACCGCCACACCGCCCACGGTGACTTCCTCGACCGTCCACTCCGGACGCTGTCAGGTGTTCTCGATCACGCCAAGGCCCGCAACACCTTCGCCGGCGGACGCGTGCCCGCGATCCCGGCCACCATCTCCACCACGTGCCGCGTCTGCTTCACCTGGTGCGCCCGGAACACCTTCGCCCCCAGCCAGGCGGCGACGGAGGTGGCGGCCAACGTCCCGTCCACCCGGTCGGCGAGGTCCGCGCCCAGGGTCTCCCCCACGAAGTCCTTGTTGGAGAGGGCCATCAACACCGGCCACCCGGTGGCGACCAGCTCGTCCAACCGCCGCAGCAACTCCAACCCGTGCCAGGTGTTCTTGCCGAAGTCGTGCGTGGGGTCGATCAACACCCCATGACGCGGCACCCCCACCGCCACCATCCGCTCGGCCCGCGCCACCAGTTCCTCGGACACCGCCGCCACCACGTCCTCGTACCGAACCCGGTGGGGGTCGGTACGCGGCGGCAGGCCGCCGGTGTGCGAACACACGATCCCCACCCCGAACTCGGCCGCCACCTCGGCCAACAGGGGGTCGGCCCCGGCCCAGGTGTCGTTGATGAGGTCAGCCCCCACCTCACACACCGCCCGCCCCACCTCGTGCCGCCAGGTGTCGACACTGATGACGAGATCGGGATGCCGCTCCCGCACCGCCGCGACGAAGGGGACGACCCGCCGGATCTCCTCGGCGGTGTCCACGCGCTCCCCCTTGGACCCTGCCTTGACCCCACCGATGTCCACGATGTCCGCCCCATCCGCAACCGCCCGGTCGACAGCGGCCATCGCGGCGTCGTCGGCGAAGGTGGCCCCTTGGTCGTAGAAGGAGTCGCGCGTGCGGTTGACGATCGCCATCACCAGGGCGCGATCCTGGGGCACGTCCTTCGACCCGAAGCGAAGCATGCGAACCATCGTGCCACCCACCACCCGCCCACCTCCTGCACCACCCACCCAACCGCGCCTCCCGCTTTTGCACCAAAGGCGCACGCCCGAAGGGCGAATTGCGTTTCGCCGTGCTGCCGAGCCCACAGGAAGGGCCTCGGTTTCTTTCCCCCGTACGGCCTGGGCGCAGCCCAACCACGCTTGGTTCGTTTCTGCAACCAGCTTTTCCGGTTGCGGAAACGGACCAAGCGTGGTTGCCTCCGGCAGGCCGTACGGGGGGAAGAAACCGACGCCCTTCCCACCCCCGGGGGCCTGCCCAGCGGCGAGCGCCGCTTTTGATCTTGAGAGCGCGCCAGCGCGTCGGCTAGAGAGCGCGGAGCGCGCCCCGCTCAAATCTTGAAAAGCGAAAAGAAAAAGAGAAAAGCGCCTCGCCGGCGGGCAGGCCGCCAAGGATGGACGGAAAGCAAGGGCGGGGGCTTTTCCGTCATCCCCGTATGGCCTGGTGGAACCTACCACAGATTTCCCGGGTGCCGCTAAAATTTTTTGCTCGTTCCTCACAAAAAATTTCGGCTGCACCCGGGAAATCTGTGGTAGCCCTTCGGGCAGGCCATACGGGGATGACGGAAAAGCCCGGAGAGCGGTCTGCTGCGCTAGCTAACGGGCGCCCTGCGGGCGCGAAAAGCGCACGGCGCGGAGGGTCGCACGGGGCGAAGGGCCAGGGGCTTGCGGGGGCCTTGGCGAGCCGAAGCGCATCTGGGTGAACTGCGTCACAGGGCATTGCTACTGGCGAGTACCCCTCTGTTTACTCGCCGGTAACACCCTGCGTGATCCAGGTCACGGTCAAGGAGGACCTCGTGCGCCGGACACTCATCCTGCTGCTCGTTGCCATAACAGGTCTGGTCCTGGCGCCGCCCGCCCAGGCCGCGCCCGGGTTCGCCGTCAGCTACGAGACCATCCCCGGCCAAGGGGGCACGGCGCTCAAGGCGTTCGTGGTCGAGCCGATCGGGCGTGGGAGTGGGCCGTTTCCGCTGCTCGTGTTCCCGTCCAGTTGGGGCGTCAACGACATCGAGTACGTGGGTGCGGCGGCCAAGTTGGCGTACGAGTCCGGATACACCGTGATCAGCTACACCAGTCGTGGCTTCTGGGATTCCGCCGGGGAGATCGACGTCGCCGGGCCGGACACGATCGCCGACGTCAGCCGGGTGATCGACTGGGGGATCGCCAACGCGGGAGGTGACCCCGGCAAGGTCGGCGTGGGTGGGATCTCCTACGGGGCCGGGCAGTCGTTGCTGGCCGCGGCGGCTGATCCGCGGATCAAGGCGGTGGCCGCGTTGAGCACGTGGACCGATCTGGCCCGGTCGTTGTACCCGAACGAGACCGTGAGCAAGCAGGCCGTGGAGTTGCTGCTCGCCGCCGGGAACCTGACCGGGCGGCCCGGGTCGGTGTTGCGGGAGGCGGAGGCGGCCTACCGGGAGAACCGGTTCGAGGACGTCCTGCCGATCTCGCCGCCGCGCTCCCCCGCGTCGAAGGTGTCCTCGATCAAGGCGGCCGTGATGATCGGCAACGCCTGGAACGACGGGCTCTTCCCGCCCGGACAGGTCACCGACTTCTTCGCCCAGCTCACGGGACCGAAGCGGCTGATGTTGTCGCCCGGGGACCACGCCACGGCCGAACTGTTCGGTGCGGCGGGGTTGCCGAACGACATCTGGGCGTCCGTGGGTCGCTGGTTCGACCACCACCTCCGGGGTGTGGACAACGGGATCAACCGTGAGAACGCCGTGCAGGTCAAGCCGAACAACGGTGGCGGGTGGCGGTCGTTCCCGTCGTGGGGAGCGGCGACTGCGAAGACCTCGACCATGGAGTTGTCGTCGGACTGGAACACCACCGGGTGGCCGACGATCGCCGAGAGCGGCACGGTGATGGTCAGCGGCGCGCTCCAGGCCTTCCTGAACATCCCGACCGGCGTCTCCATCCCGCTGGTGGACCGGCTCGCCGCCGGCGTGTGGCACGGGCCGGTGCAGTGGAGCGGCACGACGGTCAGCGGCACGCCACGCGCCCACCTCACCGTCACGACGTCGTCCGACACCACCTCGCTGTTCGCCTACCTCTACGAGGTCAACGCCCTGGGCCTGGGCGCGCTGGTCACCCACAAGCCGGTCACCCTGCACGGCGCGGGCACCCGCACGCTGGACCTCGACCTGGAGCCGACCGTGTGGGACGTGGCTCCGGGCAACCGGTTGGTGCTGGTCGTGGACTCGGTGGACGCCCGCTACGGCGGGGAGAGCCGCCTGGGCGGGTCGGTCAGCTTCGGGTCCGACTCGTGGCTGAAGGTCCCGCAAGCCTGACAGCAGGTGTCAGGTACTGCTGTCAGCATGGGTCGCATGGAAGCGAAGTTCACCATCACCCGCTGGGACGAGACGACCGTCGACGAGACCGCGCCGAAGATCGGCCGGGTCGCCGTGGACAAGCAGTACAGCGGGTCGATGGAGGGCACGAGCACCGCCGAGCTGACCACGTGCCAACCGGCCGAGGCGCAGGCGGGGTACGTGGCCACCGAGAGGTTCACCGGCGTGCTGGACGGGCGGACGGGGTCGTTCGTCTTCCAGCACGGCGGGGTCGTCGGCGCCGCCGGTGCCGAGCGGTTCGGGCACGTCGTGCCCGGGTCCGGCACCGGCGAGTTGGCGGGCATCAGCGGGGCCGTGCGGATGGCGCACGAGCTCATCGAACTGGACTACCGCCTTGACTGACCGGGCTCGGGTCCTGGCCTACCGGGTCGCGGCGCACCAGTTCGACCGCGGCACGGCGGACCCGGCCGCGCTGCGGGTGTTCGACCTGGGCGTGCAGGACTCGGAGCGGTCGGCGGTGCCCGCGCTGGCGGCGCGGCTGCCGGAGGTGCCGGACCTGTCGGCGTTCACCCTCACGTGGTCGGTGCGGGGCGCGCCGCACTGGCACCGGCCGAAGTCCTTGCCCGCGCTGGCCGCCGCCCTGTGGCCGTTGAGCGACGCCGACGCGTTGGCGCGGATGAACCGGCCCAAGGTGGACGCTCCGCTGGACGTGTTCCGGGCCGTGGTCGAGGCGTTGAAGTCCGTGGTGGACGGGCCGATGACCAAGGGCGAGGCGTCGACCCGCCTGACCCCGCTGGTGCCGCCCGAGGTGACCGGGTGGTGCCGGGGCTGCCGGGCCACCCACGTGCACGACCCGATCTTCCGCGTCGCCGTGCTGCCCGCCGGCCTCCGGTTCGATCCGGACGCGAAGACGGTGACGTTCGTGCCGATCAAGGGCCGGCGGATCCCCCAGCGGACCAGGGGTTTCGACGGTCTGGTGCACGACTACCTGGCCCTGCACGGGCCGGCCGGACCGTCGGAGGTGGCGGCCTACTTCGGCGCCCCGGTGAAGGACGTCAAGGCGGTGTGGCCGGACGACCTGGTGGAGGTTTCGCGGGGGAAGTTCCTGCCGGCGGACCGCGTGGAGGCGTTCGAGAACCCGCCGTCACCCGATGTGGCTCGGCTGCTGCCGCCGCTCGACCCGTACCTGAGCGCACGGGACCGTGACCTGCTGGTGCCGGACAAGGCGCACCAGAAGGAGGTCTGGCGCATCCTCGGCCGGCCGGGCGCGATCATGATGGACGGCGAGATCCTGGGCATCTGGCGTGCGAAGGTCTCGGGCAAGCGCCTGGACGTCACCCTGTCGCCCTTCGCACCCCTCGATGTGGAGCGGTTCGAGGAAGAGGCGCAGAGGGTGGCTCGGGCGCGTGGCTTGGAGAGTGCCCGGATCAAGTAGCGCAGGCGTTCAACGCCTTGGTCACGTCGTCGGTCACGACCAGCGAGTCCAGCGCGAACTGGGACACGAAACCGCGTTGGTTGAGGTCCACCAGCCAGTCCCGCAGGCCCTTGTAGTGCCCGTCGACGTCCAGCAGCACCACGGGTTTCGCGTGCATCGCAAGCACCCGCGAGGTCCACACCTCGAACAGCTCCTCGCACGTGCCGATCCCGCCCGGCAACGCCAGGAACGCGTCCCCGTGCGCCTCCATCAACGCCTTGCGGTCGCGCATGGTGTCCACCAGGAGCAGGTCGTCGGCCTCGCGGTCGGCCCACTCCTTGTCCACCAGCGCCCGCGGGATCACGCCCGTCGTGCGGGCACCGCCGGCGCGGGCGGCGTCGGCCAGGGCGCCCATCATGGACGTCCGGCCGCCGCCCCACGTGAGGGACCAGCCGCGCGCGGCGATCTGCTTGCCGACCTCCGCGGCCAAGTCCAGGTAGCTCTGCGGGACCGTGCGCAACGATCCGCAGTAGACGGTGACGGCGGTCAATGCGCCTCGCCCCAAGCCTTGTGCGCCTCTTGGACCACGCGAACGGCGTCGTCGATGTCGTCGGTGACGTGCAGCAGCGCCAGGTCCTTCTCGCCGATCTTGCCGCCGCCCAGCACCGAGCGCTCCACCCAGTCGTACAGGCCCTGCCAGTAGTCGCTGCCGAACAGCACCACCGGGAACTTGGTGACCTTCTTCGTCTGCACCAGGGTCAGCGCCTCGAACAGCTCGTCCAGCGTGCCGAACCCGCCGGGCAGGCAGATGAACGCCTGGGAGTACTTGATGAACATGGTCTTGCGGACGAAGAAGTAGCGGAAGTTCACGCCCAGGTCGACCCACGGGTTCAGGCCCTGCTCGAACGGCAGCTCGATGCCCAGCCCGATGGAGAACCCGCCCGCCTCCGAGCAGCCCCGGTTGACCGCCTCCATCGCGCCCGGACCGCCGCCGGTGATCACCGCGAACCCGGCCTCGGCCAGCGCGCCGCCGAGCTTGCGGCCGATCTCGTACTCCGGGTGGTCGCGGCCGGTGCGGGCCGACCCGAACACGGTGACCGCGCTGGGCACCTCGGCCAGCGCGCCGAAGCCCTCCACGAACTCGGCCTGGATGCGCAGCACCCGCCACGGGTCGGTGTGCACCCAGTCGCTCGGGCCCCGCGAGTCCAGCAGCCGCTGGTCCGTGGTGGTCAGCTCCTCACGGCGCCCGCGGCGCAGGACGACCGGTCCGCGCTGCTTCTCCTTGGGGTGCTCGTCGACGCCGTTGTGCTCACTCATTGGCGCGAGTGTAGTGCGGGTCTCACCCCCGGCTGAGGAACCGCCACAACACTTCGCGGCACCGCCGGACGTCGTTCACCGGCACGTGTTCCTGCTGGGTGTGCGCGAGCA
This DNA window, taken from Saccharothrix variisporea, encodes the following:
- the folP gene encoding dihydropteroate synthase — encoded protein: MLRFGSKDVPQDRALVMAIVNRTRDSFYDQGATFADDAAMAAVDRAVADGADIVDIGGVKAGSKGERVDTAEEIRRVVPFVAAVRERHPDLVISVDTWRHEVGRAVCEVGADLINDTWAGADPLLAEVAAEFGVGIVCSHTGGLPPRTDPHRVRYEDVVAAVSEELVARAERMVAVGVPRHGVLIDPTHDFGKNTWHGLELLRRLDELVATGWPVLMALSNKDFVGETLGADLADRVDGTLAATSVAAWLGAKVFRAHQVKQTRHVVEMVAGIAGTRPPAKVLRALA
- a CDS encoding CocE/NonD family hydrolase; translation: MRRTLILLLVAITGLVLAPPAQAAPGFAVSYETIPGQGGTALKAFVVEPIGRGSGPFPLLVFPSSWGVNDIEYVGAAAKLAYESGYTVISYTSRGFWDSAGEIDVAGPDTIADVSRVIDWGIANAGGDPGKVGVGGISYGAGQSLLAAAADPRIKAVAALSTWTDLARSLYPNETVSKQAVELLLAAGNLTGRPGSVLREAEAAYRENRFEDVLPISPPRSPASKVSSIKAAVMIGNAWNDGLFPPGQVTDFFAQLTGPKRLMLSPGDHATAELFGAAGLPNDIWASVGRWFDHHLRGVDNGINRENAVQVKPNNGGGWRSFPSWGAATAKTSTMELSSDWNTTGWPTIAESGTVMVSGALQAFLNIPTGVSIPLVDRLAAGVWHGPVQWSGTTVSGTPRAHLTVTTSSDTTSLFAYLYEVNALGLGALVTHKPVTLHGAGTRTLDLDLEPTVWDVAPGNRLVLVVDSVDARYGGESRLGGSVSFGSDSWLKVPQA
- a CDS encoding DUF3224 domain-containing protein — encoded protein: MEAKFTITRWDETTVDETAPKIGRVAVDKQYSGSMEGTSTAELTTCQPAEAQAGYVATERFTGVLDGRTGSFVFQHGGVVGAAGAERFGHVVPGSGTGELAGISGAVRMAHELIELDYRLD
- a CDS encoding DNA glycosylase AlkZ-like family protein, coding for MTDRARVLAYRVAAHQFDRGTADPAALRVFDLGVQDSERSAVPALAARLPEVPDLSAFTLTWSVRGAPHWHRPKSLPALAAALWPLSDADALARMNRPKVDAPLDVFRAVVEALKSVVDGPMTKGEASTRLTPLVPPEVTGWCRGCRATHVHDPIFRVAVLPAGLRFDPDAKTVTFVPIKGRRIPQRTRGFDGLVHDYLALHGPAGPSEVAAYFGAPVKDVKAVWPDDLVEVSRGKFLPADRVEAFENPPSPDVARLLPPLDPYLSARDRDLLVPDKAHQKEVWRILGRPGAIMMDGEILGIWRAKVSGKRLDVTLSPFAPLDVERFEEEAQRVARARGLESARIK
- a CDS encoding TIGR00730 family Rossman fold protein, whose amino-acid sequence is MTAVTVYCGSLRTVPQSYLDLAAEVGKQIAARGWSLTWGGGRTSMMGALADAARAGGARTTGVIPRALVDKEWADREADDLLLVDTMRDRKALMEAHGDAFLALPGGIGTCEELFEVWTSRVLAMHAKPVVLLDVDGHYKGLRDWLVDLNQRGFVSQFALDSLVVTDDVTKALNACAT
- a CDS encoding TIGR00730 family Rossman fold protein, which codes for MSEHNGVDEHPKEKQRGPVVLRRGRREELTTTDQRLLDSRGPSDWVHTDPWRVLRIQAEFVEGFGALAEVPSAVTVFGSARTGRDHPEYEIGRKLGGALAEAGFAVITGGGPGAMEAVNRGCSEAGGFSIGLGIELPFEQGLNPWVDLGVNFRYFFVRKTMFIKYSQAFICLPGGFGTLDELFEALTLVQTKKVTKFPVVLFGSDYWQGLYDWVERSVLGGGKIGEKDLALLHVTDDIDDAVRVVQEAHKAWGEAH